A window from Dunckerocampus dactyliophorus isolate RoL2022-P2 chromosome 15, RoL_Ddac_1.1, whole genome shotgun sequence encodes these proteins:
- the LOC129168263 gene encoding aldo-keto reductase family 1 member D1-like: protein MTHICSAVGYSNTSDTAGKLVLTVHHLTKMNLKADSHSVPLSDGNRMPLIGLGTYADPCTTPKETAYAAVKMAIETGYRHIDGALVYFNEHEVGQAIRDKIADGSVKRQDIFYCGKLWNTFHPPEMVRPALEKTLKTLQLDYVDLYIIEMPTAFKPGDTFYPKDEDGKCIYHETDLCATWEALEACKDAGLAKSLGVSNFNKRQLELILNKPGLKHKPVSNQVECHPYFTQPKLLEYCRNNDIVIVGYSPLGTSRDASWVNLTCPPLLEDELLVSLAAKYNKTAAQVALRFNLQRGVAVIPKSFSPGRIKENFQIFDFCLSEEDMKAIEGLNKNIRFVELLMWSDHPEYPFLDDY, encoded by the exons ATGACACATATTTGTTCAGCCGTGGGGTATTCAAATACAAGTGATACAGCTGGAAAATTAGTCTTGACAGTTCatcatttgacaaaaatgaacCTGAAAGCTGACAGTCACTCCGTCCCTCTTAGTGATGGGAATAGAATGCCATTGATAGGACTGGGTACATACGCAGATCCTTGCACG accCCTAAAGAGACAGCATATGCAGCTGTGAAAATGGCTATAGAAACAGGATACAGGCACATTGATGGAGCGTTGGTTTATTTCAATGAACATGAGGTGGGACAAGCAATAAGGGACAAAATAGCTGATGGAAGCGTGAAAAGACAAGATATCTTCTATTGTGGAAAG CTGTGGAACACATTCCATCCACCAGAAATGGTCCGGCCTGCTTTGGAGAAAACCTTGAAGACACTGCAGCTGGATTATGTCGATTTATACATTATTGAGATGCCCACAGCGTTTAAG CCAGGAGATACCTTCTACCCAAAAGATGAGGATGGGAAGTGCATTTATCATGAGACGGATCTTTGTGCTACTTGGGAG GCTTTGGAAGCTTGCAAAGACGCAGGGTTGGCAAAATCTCTCGGGGTGTCCAACTTTAACAAGCGACAGTTGGAGCTGATCCTCAACAAGCCAGGGCTGAAACACAAACCGGTGTCAAATCAG GTTGAATGCCATCCTTACTTCACTCAGCCAAAGTTGCTGGAGTACTGCAGAAATAATGACATTGTCATTGTGGGATACAGCCCACTGGGAACATCTAGAGATGCATCCTG GGTTAACTTAACCTGCCCCCCGCTCTTGGAGGATGAGTTGCTTGTGTCGCTGGCTGCAAAGTACAACAAGACCGCAGCTCAGGTTGCGCTCAGGTTCAACTTGCAAAGAGGAGTTGCAGTAATCCCAAAGAGCTTTAGCCCTGGTCGTATAAAGGAGAACTTCCAG ATATTCGACTTCTGCCTCTCTGAGGAGGACATGAAGGCCATCGAGGGGTTGAACAAGAATATTCGCTTTGTGGAGCTCCTGAT GTGGTCCGATCACCCCGAGTACCCATTTCTTGATGACTACTAA